gctcCAAGTCTGAAGTATGAATACCACAAACAAACAGCCAATCTAAGGTGTCATAACACAGTTTGTCATTCCTTGCAGTTGAAGAGTTAACAAGTTCCCTAAACTACGCTCGCTCGTAGCTACAACCTGAATAGAGATTTCTGATTGTGTTAGGGGTGGGGCTATGCTCGGTGGCTATAGTGAATCATCGAACGAACCACTGTTTTAATCCTGCcaaaataatcctgaacacaaACGTGGGAAACTGTTTAACATGTACTTTTTACAATTTAGTACTACATAGTTCAGTCTTTGCAATGCATTTCAGCAACACATTTATAATCCATTTAGAAATCATTCTCTTAAATGAATTTACACAGACCTGTTTTTGTAATGCAATTCAACACTTTATCGTTCACCATTATAAAAGCTTCATCAATTAGCGcaatatgaaaatgtaatatCTCCACCAAAAACAGTAAAGAGATTTAAGATGAATTAAGTTTCATGTGTTTAAAATAATGTCAGTCACTGACCTGTGGTTCTCAGTAATTCCAGCAGTTGCTCTCTCTTCGAAAACTGAGTCACCTGAATGATGCTCTGCTCAACATCACTGCAGGCTCCGCCCACAACACCAACAGCAAGAAAAATGTAGTCTACTTTCAGAAAATCAGCTGCCAACCTGTCAACAACAGACACAAGTCATGAGCGATCTACAAACTCTCAGTCCAGTGAAAATATGACTTCATTTATAAGGCAAGTAAATTGTATCTTTAGTTGGTCAATTAGTCTTTACACACAAATTATTTTCATGGACatgtcttaaaatatatcagtgccattgatttgtttCAAGTTTCACACCAGTAATGTAAGGTATGCATGTTAAAACTCCTAAAATGTCTTAAACTAAACGCTGTCCAGGAAAATGCCCCTTTAGTGGGATTTTTAAAGAAAGGCCTGTAATGAGTGCCAGCAAGGTTAAACTAATCATGTAAATGACCTTTGAATATCTTCAGGGTAGGTGGCACTAAACAAGAGGGTTTGTCGATCTTCTTTTGAAGGCATCCCTGGAGATGCCACCAACTTGCGCATATCTGGCTCAAATCCCATGTCCAGCATCCGATCTGCTTCATCCAGAACCAAATACCTCAGCTTACTTAAGCCAACCTGAGGGAAAAACATTTAGAGTCTTCAAGTGTACCaacttaatttattttatactaGATGTGTAAATGTTATTAAGCTAACATTCACAAAACTACCATGTTTGTgcatcaaaaataaaaaaaaaagtttaagaatatttagataTACTACAATAATTGAATTACCTTTCCACGACCAATGATGTCTAGCAATCTTCCAGGTGTTCCACATAAGATGTTGCAACCTTTTAACACCTCACGAATAGTGTATCCAGTGTTTGTCCCTCCATAAACCACCACAGGACGAACACAAGTCCTGCAGAGGATTCAAACTATCACCAAATGTGTACTGCTATATAGGAAAATACAGTTTGCAGCCTGAGAGAAGTCAGATATGCAGCAATCACACAAAACGGTGTATTTAGCtatatgcatttaaatgtgTACCCATAAGCAAACTTCCTGGCCTCCAGATAGATCTGATTGATGAGCTCTCTGGTGGGAGCCACAATAATGGCTTCAGGTTCCTGAACTTCACTGAACTTGCTGGCTGCAACTCCATCCGTCATGAGCCGCTGGAGGATAGGCAACAGGAACGCAGCCTGAAGAATACCACAGccaacaaacaaacatacacactTCAACACCAGCATAGCCATTATGATTGCACATTTACTGATGAAAATCTTATCTAAAAGATGAACTGTTCTGTTTGTGCTAAATATGAAAACAATAGAAAGTGATCAGACAGCTGGTGTGCCTGATAAGAACAAAATATATAAGTGTAATTTTAACCGTTTTTCCTGATCCAGTCTGAGCGCAAGCCATTAGGTCTCTTCCAGCAGAAATAATAGGGATCCCGTGTTTCTGGACGGGAGTGGGTTTTGTATATCCAGACTTCGCAACGTTCTTGTTCAGTGATTCGCAAAGTCCTGCTTCATCAAAAGTCTAGAAAAATACACAGTTTTTTATAAGTTTTGACTGCAATGTTTGATATTAAAAAGTTGCACATTAGTGGTTTTGGTGCACACATCTGGCCACCCAATTTCAAGTTATTCACATTTTTTGTGAATTTGATCATTTCAACTCATCATGCTTTGGGGGACTCAGGTGATATTTggcaaaataaacttttatttgacataataaacttttatttgacatagtgctgggcgataattcgataacgataattttaccgatataagCTTTTCCGATAAACcgataaggacagttcgataagtgatcgataatgtttacgcactgtgcgtaatgttgcgcgagcacttccggatgcggcacgcgctcttggtttacaatcacagtgacagttagacttgaaggagtggaagatgaggcaagttattctttattagtagagacctatgattttcgcgatgcggataacgcggacggaatcacggaatccaaatgcgcggaatataaaaatataaaatttaatataaaataatataaaagtatacttacaggacattcacaaattcatgaaactgaggaaaaacagcagatccaccactgcagtgaatatagtgtttgcgtatgtgcgctcccacagcaacgtgacactcttgacatccatttatcagcgtgtatagctcgtatataTAACACACGCttgatcactgaactaagttttctttcttgtttaagtgaacataaacagctgttactcagtatattgaaacttaagacttgggtcttaaagtgacagtagtctgctgcttttatgtcagaaatgtgttgatttcataacaaatagatttacatttaatacagatgcattaaaacaagattttagtatttgtcatgttctgaataaaaagtagtttaaaaccattattaactgtctggtttttacaattttcattcaggagcaaaaatctgcctttaaatttgacaggagtaaagatttgtaatttatcatgataattatcgttatcgactgacatggaaaacattttctcgataattttttgggtcatatcgcccagccctaatttgacacaataaaaaaaacagtctTATCTTAGGGTTTCCAACAGAaaaacagtgtgtacattttaaaagtaaatgcaTTATTTGGTGCTTTTGAGAGCTAAAAATAAGTGAAACAATTAagaggtggtttcccagacagggattgtcttaaaccaggactaggccttagtttaattaggaaatataactagttttaacaaacatgccttactaaaaacattacttgtgagcattttgaggcaaaacaaagagtaCTTTTGTATTTTAAGTTATGTCAGTGCAGGTTGTCAGTGCAAAAAtcttttagtctaggactagtttaaTCCCCGTCTGAGAAACGCCCCTAAGGGCTCAGGTAGTAATCTTTGGTTGCATAGATATGATTGGTGATGATGGGgcataaacacaaaataaatagtGAATATTTTTACAACTTGTGAAAACAAAGCGCATGCTTTTGAGCAATCAAAAAGCAAAGTGGTTAatgactatttttgggcactacTTAACAGGGTATATGCAGGAATCAGAGATTAATTTACTTCCGTTTTTACCActttcacaatattttttacTACCAACACGACATCCAGCACCCATTTTTTGTGGGTGTGGGAGGGGTCCTGTTAGCACCGTATATAAATTTATACTACGCTAGATGAAGTTAAAACATGGAGACACAAATATTCAAGCAAAAATTCACTACAAAGTCAAATTGCATTTGTTGGTTGTTTTACAACCTTTCAAGGGCCTTACTTTTGGTAGATTCTTTTTACTACCGCGCAGACACCCTGCTTAAGAATCATAAAACATACACCAAAAACTTACCATAATAGCTTTTGGAGGATTGCTGCCGCTCACATCCACAAGTATATCATCATACTTGTCAAAATTGATGCCTGTAGCAAACTGGGCAAATATGGAGCTCTCTTCCTCTGGTGGTGGTGGGGGCACGTAAACAACCTTGGGTCCTATAAGAGAGGGTTACAGTTACATCAGATATGAGACAAGGAACCTATAAATACAATTACACGCAGAGGGTGAAAGAGACACACctgcattttcatttacattcTCTTTATCCTCTTTATCATCTGTTGAGTCAAATCCTGAACGACCTAATCCAGAAACCACAAGAGAATGTGTCAATTAAATAAACACCATCACATCAAATACTTAAAAACTTACTGCTGTAACTTACTCTTGGAAAACACATCTTCATCTTGGCCTCTGAAACCTGcagtgcaaataaataaatcttgttaaacacacattttactACGAGATGTCTTAATATTATctatttaatattatataattcattacCTCCTCGCCCACGTCCTCTCCCAGAATCCCCTTCACCAcctgaacagaatgatggatgTAAAGATGAAAACATTATCATAACCTTTACTGGAATACTTCAAAACTCAACCTTCATTTTCCACTTGTAATATCAACTCAATATTTCTCGTCCATGTATTTATATGACAAGTAGTTCAACAACTGCTTCATATCAGGGTTTACTTTAATGACTGACAAACGGAGCTAAAATTAAGCATTATAATCTTGAACTATTAAATTCTGATATTTTATAAACTTACCATCACGGAAACCACCACGACCTCTTCGTCCTCGACCTTCACCTCCCTTATAACCTTTAAGAAATATAAAGcgttaatgaaatgaatgaactATAAATGTATACCAGCAATCTAAAGGTTTAAGTAATGATTACCCTCACTGTCGCCATTTCTATCGTCATCTTCTGAAAGACAAAACAAATGCAACTTGTATGAAATACACATGCACATGTAAATTAGTTAATGCGGTTTACACATTTATTCATCCATCATGTTTTCACTCTCCTAAATTTAACACAGTGCCTCTTCTCCAAAATCCTCCCGTCTCAATCCCAGTATGAAGCATCACAGATTGTTTTCTTTATACAGATTGGACAGATTGTTTCACAAGGTCATATAGCAGGTGTGAAACAGTGTTACAGTAAGCtccatttaaattaaaattggtACACTTTACCATTTCGtaaacagggtttagattaatccaggactaggccttagtcaTTTTAAGACATGCAAGTAGCTTTTACAAACATACTTTACAATACACATTACTGCtgtgagacaaaacaatagcactgatatatttgaagttatgtcagtgcaagatgttcaCATTTTAATCTGGGACTAGCTTTAGGTCTTGTCTGGGAAACTACGAATTTAGGATCACCTGAGTTGAAGGTATTTCTGAATCCTCCTCTGCCTCGTGATCCTCCTCTTCCCCCTACAAACACAAGTAGGTCTTTTTCCAGCATTATTCAAAAATGTGTTAAGCAAAATGTATTTACCCATCTTGTTAAACTACTAAGACTTGTATAAGAACTCAAATTTAGCATGAATCACTTCCCAAGACCACAACACAAATACAGTTTAAGTGTGAAAGTACTCACCTCTACCCCTAAAGCCATTTTCGGAAGGTTTCCTCCAAGAGCTGCCCTCATCTACAAACACACAGAAAGACCCATCACCTGTATTCTAATATAAGCTTTCTAGCTACTTCAATTATAGAaaatctataaaaataaaagggGTCAAATCCATTATCACTCTTATCAACTGACAAAGCCTTATAAACACATGACCAaaaggaaataaaaatatggtgacttacaaaaaacattacattcacCGGTCTGAGGATTGGTTGCCATATGCATGTTTTATAACAAGTAATCTTAACAATTAGATTTGAAGTTATTGACATGAGGCCAAATTTGTACAAATCACTCTGATGTGATGTGAAATGTCCACTTTAACAAGACTTTAAGATGTCTAAAAAATCTTCCGTGTcgccagagtacatatgtgaagttctagctcaaaataaaataatttattttttactttaatattgtgtggtaaccattttataaaagcaataaggtacttgaggcaagtgctgtatcgtgaataagtaacggctgaatgTGGGTTTCATGTGCTGATCTTTCAGAAGTGATAATTTTCATGTATATATTGTACACTCACTAGTGATAGTCCTGGTTGGGTAttcaaaaatattattaataaagtgtaaaacattccttttaaaaaattacttgCACAAATATTTATTGGTAGTTAACCATCTATACTCCTAATGTGATTAAATTAGACATTTTTAGCTACTGTaaataagaaaacaagtaaTACCAATTCTAAAAAGGTTATAACAAATTCCCTCAATTTACAAAATACAAACTGTACCATTATATAGACCAATGCACATAAAAATCGAGAAAACAAACCATCATCGTTTCCATTTTGTTGTCCTCCACTTCCTGCAGACAAACAACATCTTGCAATTTTAGtaatacagtaatattgaaCACTCAATGCAAGCAAGAAAACTAATGATGTCAACATAGtggagacaaaaaaaaaaaattgaacctGAAAAGCTTTTGAATCCTCCACTGCCACCACTGAAGTTCTGACCTGTGACAAACATAAaagatttaattttaaattgaaattaaatgcaaggaattaaagttaataatttatatttttaatgtacatgcatactCTGGTACAGTCAGGTACTATACACTAATAATGGAGGTCGAGGCAGCggcacaaactttttttacaataGTTACCTTTActttttctcgactgaacaaagaaagagatcaacattttgaatgacatggtggtgagtaaattatctggactttaagaaaatggactaatccttcaAGTAATCATGACAATGACAGGTAAAGCTGGGCAGTGAATATGAGACCTCTTAGAACGGTTTGTGGGAAACTTTGTTGCTtactagaggtcgaccgatatggctttttctctggccgatgcagatttttagaaat
This window of the Paramisgurnus dabryanus chromosome 10, PD_genome_1.1, whole genome shotgun sequence genome carries:
- the ddx4 gene encoding probable ATP-dependent RNA helicase DDX4 isoform X2; this translates as MNRFIALISRPRACYLRHYRFLQLTYSSFSTCLRLHLRSALINLITTEPAMDDWEEDQSPVVSSSSSFGQNFSGGSGGFKSFSGSGGQQNGNDDDEGSSWRKPSENGFRGRGGRGGSRGRGGFRNTFNSDDDRNGDSEGYKGGEGRGRRGRGGFRDGGEGDSGRGRGRGGFRGQDEDVFSKSRSGFDSTDDKEDKENVNENAGPKVVYVPPPPPEEESSIFAQFATGINFDKYDDILVDVSGSNPPKAIMTFDEAGLCESLNKNVAKSGYTKPTPVQKHGIPIISAGRDLMACAQTGSGKTAAFLLPILQRLMTDGVAASKFSEVQEPEAIIVAPTRELINQIYLEARKFAYGTCVRPVVVYGGTNTGYTIREVLKGCNILCGTPGRLLDIIGRGKVGLSKLRYLVLDEADRMLDMGFEPDMRKLVASPGMPSKEDRQTLLFSATYPEDIQRLAADFLKVDYIFLAVGVVGGACSDVEQSIIQVTQFSKREQLLELLRTTGNERTMVFVGTKRSADFIATFLCQEKIPTTSIHGDREQREREKALSDFRTGQCPVLVATSVAARGLDIEHVQHVVNFDLPSSIDEYVHRIGRTGRCGNIGRAVSFFDPEPDTPLARSLVKVLSGAQQEVPKWLEEIAFSAHGTTGFNPRGKVFASTDTRRGGSFKTEPAQASGPSPAAATSASAADDEDEWE
- the ddx4 gene encoding probable ATP-dependent RNA helicase DDX4 isoform X1 translates to MNRFIALISRPRACYLRHYRFLQLTYSSFSTCLRLHLRSALINLITTEPAMDDWEEDQSPVVSSSSSFGQNFSGGSGGFKSFSGSGGQQNGNDDDEGSSWRKPSENGFRGRGGRGGSRGRGGFRNTFNSEDDDRNGDSEGYKGGEGRGRRGRGGFRDGGEGDSGRGRGRGGFRGQDEDVFSKSRSGFDSTDDKEDKENVNENAGPKVVYVPPPPPEEESSIFAQFATGINFDKYDDILVDVSGSNPPKAIMTFDEAGLCESLNKNVAKSGYTKPTPVQKHGIPIISAGRDLMACAQTGSGKTAAFLLPILQRLMTDGVAASKFSEVQEPEAIIVAPTRELINQIYLEARKFAYGTCVRPVVVYGGTNTGYTIREVLKGCNILCGTPGRLLDIIGRGKVGLSKLRYLVLDEADRMLDMGFEPDMRKLVASPGMPSKEDRQTLLFSATYPEDIQRLAADFLKVDYIFLAVGVVGGACSDVEQSIIQVTQFSKREQLLELLRTTGNERTMVFVGTKRSADFIATFLCQEKIPTTSIHGDREQREREKALSDFRTGQCPVLVATSVAARGLDIEHVQHVVNFDLPSSIDEYVHRIGRTGRCGNIGRAVSFFDPEPDTPLARSLVKVLSGAQQEVPKWLEEIAFSAHGTTGFNPRGKVFASTDTRRGGSFKTEPAQASGPSPAAATSASAADDEDEWE
- the ddx4 gene encoding probable ATP-dependent RNA helicase DDX4 isoform X3; the protein is MDDWEEDQSPVVSSSSSFGQNFSGGSGGFKSFSGSGGQQNGNDDDEGSSWRKPSENGFRGRGGRGGSRGRGGFRNTFNSEDDDRNGDSEGYKGGEGRGRRGRGGFRDGGEGDSGRGRGRGGFRGQDEDVFSKSRSGFDSTDDKEDKENVNENAGPKVVYVPPPPPEEESSIFAQFATGINFDKYDDILVDVSGSNPPKAIMTFDEAGLCESLNKNVAKSGYTKPTPVQKHGIPIISAGRDLMACAQTGSGKTAAFLLPILQRLMTDGVAASKFSEVQEPEAIIVAPTRELINQIYLEARKFAYGTCVRPVVVYGGTNTGYTIREVLKGCNILCGTPGRLLDIIGRGKVGLSKLRYLVLDEADRMLDMGFEPDMRKLVASPGMPSKEDRQTLLFSATYPEDIQRLAADFLKVDYIFLAVGVVGGACSDVEQSIIQVTQFSKREQLLELLRTTGNERTMVFVGTKRSADFIATFLCQEKIPTTSIHGDREQREREKALSDFRTGQCPVLVATSVAARGLDIEHVQHVVNFDLPSSIDEYVHRIGRTGRCGNIGRAVSFFDPEPDTPLARSLVKVLSGAQQEVPKWLEEIAFSAHGTTGFNPRGKVFASTDTRRGGSFKTEPAQASGPSPAAATSASAADDEDEWE